Genomic segment of Chelmon rostratus isolate fCheRos1 chromosome 2, fCheRos1.pri, whole genome shotgun sequence:
gataaaaacagggaaatgcaagataaaatgaaggaaatacttaaaaaaaatagaatggtaaatataaacaataataattaaaaatctaaaatgaaTGAAGGATAATTTACTATTCATTAAGTTCTGCCACTCATAGTTAGTGTTGCTACAtctgtcaagctttccattATCACCCTgcacaaatgcagttttttaatgagaaaatataCAATCAAAATTGTTCAAAACAATGggtccttgatttcagacaggAGTTATGAAAAGCTGCCTCATATTTCTAGCAGACAACCGTCAATTTTGCTGAAGCGACAGCTGTCGCCAGCTGATTTTTAAGGTTATCGCAGTATACTGAGAAGGCACATGGTGTCTGGTTAACTCTAACCATCAACAGCCTGAACTCTGATATAGTTTCATCTAGGACTGGCTGCCACACACTGGAACGGAGCTTTTAATAACATAAACTGTGCCGTCACAAAATAATGTAGTTGGTTAAAGATATGCTAACTCTTGGCTTTAGAAGTAAAGCTAGGTTACTACTGCATGTggtaagctagttagctggacATTACTGTTAACCTTGCATATTATGttagagcagacaaacacaacttGGTGGGAACGTTCAGGAGGTAGCACAGACTGTCTTCAGTTTAATCAGGATCACTCAAAGACATTTTGAGTTATCAGCAAATGTGATCGGCCACGGCCACTTGTACCAACCAATATGGCACACAGAATTTGGTAAATACTGCCACAGAGCATGCACACCGAAATTGGTGAAATTATGCTGACTGGGTTTTGAGGTACATGATGGTGTTTGTGGCGCCCCCTACGGGTCGGGCCTTGGTAAGACTTTCCCCAAACACAGCTTGAATATACGTATACCCAGATTTGTGACGTTTGGAGAAATTTTTAATGAGTTATGGCCATTTCCCTGCTAAGCCCTGCCCCTTGCAAAGTTTATTGGTTGATGGTAGCCATGTATCTTCTGTTGTTGTCGTGGTGGACATTTATGTGCCAAGAAGGTTTTTTTGTAGAGCAAATTGAGCTGAACTCGTGTGTCCAAATTCAAGTCTGTTGGATTTACCATGTTACCTTTCCAGATTTTAATTTTTGGGCTGATTAGGCTCATATTTCTTGAGATGCAAACGCAGATTTCCAgtttccaataataataataataataataataacccgGCACAAGCATGGTAAGGTTCTGCCCCTTCAGGGTTTGAATCctaataaatgaaaagtaataaAATTAACTGAAAGGAAACCCATATTTCTGTCACATTGATGATGATATTTTTGAGGTCTGTAAAGCATTATTTTGAGaggactgttcctttaagacTTTATTCTGCACAGTGTTGAActgaagaaacagcagaaacctCAGGAGAACAGTACAGTGGAGACTACATGACATCCTGAACAGTCAtctgttctcacacacacacacacacacagacagacaactgaCCATTCATCCAACCTTTAACCCTACAGACATGATCCATATTTGAAGtcagtctgtttattttttctctgcgttttttttttttatgtcatctGGAGGAAATTTGGAGACCCAGTGGTTAATGAGGAAAACGAGTTGGTCACAGTGGTCACAGTGACGTACGTCCGCCGACTCGGTTTGCCGCTGATCATTTTGGCGGTCGACTCGCTGAGTGTGAGAATCACAGCAGACACCATCGTCCACGGCATCACAACCAGAGAGAACTTCAACAAGTCAAAGAAAGTCCAACCTGACGCTCCTTGTGGACACGTGTCCTCAGAGGACGGCCAGGTCGTGGCAGCTCTTGGACCGCACTTTGACCGCCATGCGCTGGTTGTTGCGTGCTACCAGTCGGTCCAGGAAGCGCCGGGCCTTCTGGGTAAGGCTCTCTTTGCGCTTGTAGATGGAGCGTCGGCGCTCGACGGCCTCGCTGCAGTCTCGGCGGAGGCGGATCTGTCGGACCACGCCCTCGAACAGCTCGGTCACATTGTGCTGCAGAGACGCCGACGTCTCGATGAACTTACAGTCAAATACAACCGCACATGCTCTGCCCTCTGAGaaacacatacagaaagagAATAAGTTATTCCAATAGCACCAGTCAATCAATAGCCATTATCAATATATTGTATATccatatgtatatgtataaacCCCacgtgacctttgacccctaCCTTCCACAGCAACTTCTCTGGACCGGACCAGGTCACTCTTGTTGCCCACTAGAATGATGGGAAGGTTTTCGGCCTGGCGGGCTCGTCGCAGCGTGATCCGGAGCTCGGAGGCAGAGTCGAAGCTGGAGCGGTCGGTGACGGAGTAAACAATGACGTAAGCACTCCCAACCTTCAGACAGCTGTCCTGAGAGGAGCCGCCCTCGCCCTCCTGATGGGTACCGAGAcgtaaacacagaggaggaaacaaatCTACGTTTTTAAAAGCCATTTTGGAAAAATCTATCTGATCTGATGTTCCTGCTtgtattttcatctgttttctgatctgcatTCAGTTGTTGTGCTGTCAGAGCTTCAATGATGTTTAGATTCAATTACTGTAAACTGCCTAAAAGCCTTTCTgctgtgaagcagctgaaggcctttattgtgaagcagcaggaagtTTGCCTTAATTACAGAGTTAAGCAACTGAGGGAAACATTAATATTGAACATTTAGACACTTTTTTGTCAATGTGTCAGGGTGTTGTGGTCTAACTGACTGGAAATTCAGAAATTGAGAAAATGCAGTCCTGATTTTTACATAATTTAACTTTATGCAAAGAAACACCATGTCTCCTCTAAACTGTGACTTATTGTAATTAAACTTTCAGAACCTTAAAGATTACAGGTTTTCAAAATTAGAGCAATCAGTAAAATGCGCCTTTTCACAAAGTTTatccaaatgaaaataacaaaaggtCTCCTGGTCAATTGAATTTTCATTATCACAAcaaattatttgtcttttaatttaatGATCTTAGCAAAACCATTCGAAGCATCATGTGTGAAACCATTATTTTTGTTACCTTATGTGGATCTAAACAAGAAACCCACAGCAGCCAAACTGTCTGCACAGATTTGAAATCAGCCACATCAGGTCATGTACCCATAATCCTCTGCTTCAAAAGTGATTCTAATGCTCCACAGCTTTCCTTCAACACACACTATACCAGTTTGTCATTCTCCCAGGTATCCATGACGATGAGTGTGGTTTCCTCTCCGTCTACTGTCAGTGTCCGCTCGTATGTGTCCTCTgtaacaaacaataaacaacaagaCTCAGactctgcagccctgctggCAGCTCAGTGAGGCTCCACTTAGGCACAGCAATACTGACAGCTAAATGATgatgccagcatgctaacatgcagatgcTTTACAGGCATAATGTTTAGCATTACAGAATGCTAACACTAATTtagcacaaaatacacaaagtgGGTGATGGGACTGTCAATAGCTCTGCAGGTATGCGGTCATATCACATTAAATAACACATTAAAtgagatagatagatggatCATAAGAGTCTGTGAGTCCATTTGAGTGCTATTTCTACAGTTTGCTGAGGGCAGCGATGGCAGAGGGCACGAAGCTCTTGTATCATGCTTTTTCACAGATCAGAGATCTGTATCTGCGGCCAGATGGGAGTAGCGATGGCAGTGCCAATGAGGAAGACCAATGATTTTAGAGacattttgtgtgattttgagGAGTCTGTTCCTGCTGGTGACAGTGAGTACCGTAAAGTACCATGTGGAACAGTTAGAGGATGAGCTCAATGATACTCCTGTACAGGAGGAACCGAAGGTGGGGTGTGACGGAGAGTTCCCTGAGTTTTCTGGAGAACTATTGGCCGCGTTTATGGATGTCGGTAGTGTGACGATCAAAGCTGAGTTTATCGTCAAAGGCTTGAAGCTCTCCAGTATGGGGACTGATGTTATAGTGGATGCTTTCCAGAAAACAGGTACTAATTGAGTCTGGAGGGATTCAGTGACGATGGGGTGGAAGACTTGAGGCCTTGCTCGATTTTTCAGTGAAAGGTCTGTTGTTTCTCCTGTAGTCTGTGTTTAATGTGGGGAGTGATCCATGGTTTTAAGTTGAGATACCTCTTTACTGTCCTGACTGGGATGGTggttaaaatgcaaaaattgaTGTAATCTGTGATGACGTTAACCCTGTAATTCAGATTATCATTGAAAAAACTCCAGTCAGTGCATTCAAGGTACCCCTGAACTTGTGCAGTTGCATCCTCTGACCACTGACATATTGTTTGAACGAGGACAGAACACCATCCAATCTGCAGCTATTAACCTGATAATGGGGCTATTTCATGGCAAGCTATCCAAtatttgttgagacatttcagtctggagtggtggaccaactgacCAACATCGTCATTCCTGCAGCCACGACTCGAGCAAGgctaaaaataataaacaacatgGAAGACCAACAACAAATTATATCTGTGGTCATAAAGAGACAAACTAACAAACACAATAAGTTGAAGCAAACAACAGTATCAGGAATCTGAGCATACAGCAAGAACAATAAACACATTCCAAGCTAAAGCAGCGAGCTCAAGCAGACATGAAGCTCAGTCTACTAACAGCAGACAGGCTCTGCCCCCTCACACCATGTCAGACTGTCATGGATCAATACAGGTTGTCAATCATGGCTCCAGGCCAATCAACACGTGACACAGGAATGGATCATTGATGTTGGGTCAGTCAAGGTTGTGATGCAAGATCAAAGTCAGGGACAGAAACTGAGCACTGATCTGCTGAGGGCTGAGCTGGAGTTTGAAAGCTAAAACATAATCAGACAATAGGAAACACTGACGGGACACTCCTGTGATTCAGTCTGTCAAAAGCGGTTGAACTTGAGAGATAACACCTGTGCAGCAGACTTCTAGCACCAACCATGACCAGTAAACTGATCTTCATGTGGAAAATCAGCAGTGTTCATTTAATACCTTCATGATTAAGACTCGTAAAGGAAAAGTtgtgcattttgggaaatatgctgaTTTGCTTTCTCGCTGAGTGTTAGATGAGAAGTTTGATACCACTCTGatgtctgtacactaaatatgactccacctaccagcatctctaaagcttgCTAGTTAACACTTATCTCATTTGTTCTGTACAGAAAcagaagtgcaaaaacaaaaaaatattcgAGGCTGCAATATTTTTCAGAACCATTTGCCCGGAAACCAGCAGAGACTAGAAGatacatgttaattagtgaggtTTAGCTGTGCTGTTGGGTGGGGTTTGatatctttggacagagcggcaagaacatgaataaactacatAAACTAATGTAGAGTGACAAACGCAGCATCTCACCTCCGGGTTGCTCATCTTTCTCTGTGACCCCCGCGAAGATTCCTGCGAGGCTGGTCTTTCCGACACCGTGGTCGCCCAGCAGCACcactctgtaaacacagtcCGAGTCACTCTGCGAGTCGTCCTCCGAGTCTGAGCTCCACTGGGCGCGGTAGTGGAGTGACTTGTCTCCAGGGTGGTAGGAGGCGGATTGTCCCAGAGGTGGGTGGCTGCGCTGGGTGCAGGGCCGCTCGGGGTTGGGCTGGGTGCTGCCGGGGAGCTGGGCGTCTCGAGTCCAGGACGGGTGCTGGTAAAAGTGGGCTGGAGGAATCGGCGTACTGCCTCGCCGCTGCAGGggctccttctctctctgggTGTTGAGGGTCATCTTGCTACGGTGACGGCATCAGGACAGGACAGGCCTGAGGGAGCAGAAAGGTGGAGGAGTCAGGTTTCAGAATAAAGTCTGGTTCACTATGGTCTTTCAGACTCCTGAAGGGTTTTCATTCAACACTGAGTGACATTTTGTCGACAGAGCAGAAGTCCTGCTGCCGCTCCAATCTAATTATAGTTTTCTGTGAAGCTGACACATGACGCagctttttagcttttttgtcCATATTCGAAGACAGCGGTCAGCAACCTTTTACACGTAGAGATCATCTCTAGCGACCTCCAGCAGTTTAACAGTGAGGCAGGAGTACTCCTGGGTGTGTCAGTACACTCTGACATCACTGCTAGGTGTGGTTTCAGGTGCAACAGATTGGAAACTTTAAAGCAGGGAAGGTGGTGAAACACTGTGTTATCTCACAGGGTTTTCACATCAAAAGTGCAAATACAGCGTCATGCTTTTGGCTAAGTCTCTCCTATAAAAGAGATACTGTATCTCAAGAGACTTCCTGTTTAAAGAAGggttaaataaataagaataagTCAAATTATTTCCAATATGGTCAGTGGCTGtgctctgctggttttctgcCTGGTTTTACTGTGTCCGTCCGGGGGGACTCTGGCATTGACGGAAGACGTTAGACGACAAGGggaaaagtttattttttgttcatcACTGAACTCTCAAGAGTTCAATAACTGTCTGATCCTACAGGGGTGAGAGGACAGATGACCGGAAAAGCATTGTATTATGATCTGTTCTTCATTCTACACATTATCTCGCAGAAACTATGATCTCCTGCATGTTTCGCTCTTGTGAAAGAGAGCAACCTAAGACCTCACTTCATTTAATTTCCGTTTTTATGTCTTGATTGGCGCGTGCCGCCTGGAGCAGAGTGAACTAGctttaatgtcttcttctgttccttttagcaggtagcggttagcacgtaacattagctaaatggtagcatcggaactgtattgtcttcttctgttcttcttagcggttagcattagcattagcaatagttaaatggtagcatcggtactggccactacctggagtatctctgggtcagttgaacgtggcggtgctgtttggattgtgtaggagcagtgtgaactggcactagggggggtgactctgggacgccggagttcactgcctaacctcctggaggtgtagtgggactaagtaggcgaaacactgttgaagggaggtttccacctgatgacccccagagacgtgctaggaatcactgctctttggcaggtatagaggcagattagagctccaaggttcttcactgagaatgaatcctctttttgagcacaagtatcttgtgtttaaattaactcgGGGCGTGGGGTACAAGACAGCTTAAAGCCTGATGAAGTGCTAAATGACAGAGATACCAGcaacacatacaaaacacaccTTAGTTTAAACAATTTGGGAGTTAGACTATAACTTAGTAAAGCAAGGCACCATACAAGACAGATGCAACATAGAGTTAAGATGGAACTTCAAATTTAAAACCCTCTGAGCAAGTGAAAGTCACTCCTTATTAAGATTTGTCTGTTagaaagaaggagagactgATGATAGGAGAGCAAGAGGAGTTTATTTCTGATATTTACAGCAGAAGCACATTTCCTGTGACAGGCTACATCctttcacatttctgttgacACTGAGTGCTAACACTACTGTGTTGTAACGTGTTTTTTACACTAGTTTAGACATTATTGCATATATTCGAAACAGTCTGTTGTAGGTCTCTCATAGTGAACAGTATATACTGGGAACAGAATCTGTTGTCATGTTCATACAGTTTACTAACTCAAAAAAAGTAAAGACTAGACTTAATATGACTCGACACCTGCCTGACTCGAGTCCCAGGCTGAATCCTGCTTACTAGAAACCAAGTGTACCCATGAAGACTCTGGCATGCCTAagagagcacagacacacaaacaaaccttcTACAATAAATAATTCAAGTATTTAAATGTGCCAAGTACGACAGTCAGTGATGGCGAGGTTAAGTCCGGCCAGGTCTGAACTCTTGCCGTTGGGGGTAGTTAGGGACATACTTACTGTTACTTATTTTGGGTGAATAGGAACAAAATTACTTCTCGTGACCACTaattgtattttacatttctgctaaTTAATCCACAGCAAAACTACAACACCAGACAGtcaggaggtcaaaggtcacaggtctctcatataaaatgtcacactgtATGTGACTGCTAATTAAGCAGCTGAAAAGAGTTAATGAACTACATCAGGCGCTTTTAGTGAAACGAGATCAACCAGAGAGTACTTACAAAGAAATGAATAGCATGTTTTAACATTTCTAAATTACACGTTAAAAGTCTGAAAACCACATTCCTGTATCTTCCATGTGAACATCATCAAATGTGAAGtgtccaaaaaaacaacacgtAACTATATGCACATTTAACAAgcttgaaatatttttcacatgtcacacatgtttttatgtaaaatatttgGAAATCACATGTGCTGATAtaatgtgattttgtttggtttttaagtCTAAAGTTTTTATTcagggaaaaactgaaataaaaacatcagcaggaaATAGCGTGCAATAGAGAGAGTAGCTTACCGTAGAGCCCATGAACAGTGTTGTGTCTGTCCAGCCACAAACaacagaactgaactgaaccccgtccctctgtctctgtcggTGTAACAGTAGCCTGCTCCGGTGCCACAGTAACCcgcctggaaaaaaaaaagttccacaACAGCGTTAAAAATTCAGCAGTGGAATCACAGAGTTATCtacctccctctgtgtgtgtgtgtgtgtgtgtgtgtcagtgacagcagaggagaagcagataactgaggagggagagtgtgtgtgtgtgtgtgtgtgtgttcgggggGTGAggggagtgtgtgggtgtgttgtgttATCAGTGTGGAGGGTGAGTTGgttttggaaacattttggTCACTTCCCGTTCGACCAAGACGAGACATAGTTTGGCTTCAGTCAGGATATGTCGGACTAGTTTACAGGGAAAACATTACATGATAAAATGTTTGATGTGCTTTACAGTCATCAACAGAAACTCTTGAGAGCTAAATGACAAGATGTTTCTTCTATTTCTGACTTGTTCAAAGAGATACTGATACTGAATAAAAGATAATTTAAATGGCTAATGaggaaaaagctaaaaaaaaaatacagattatcAGTTTACTAATTAGCAATTAAAGGACTAGCAATATAAAGGACCGATTAACTAACTTTAGTACCTGATAAAGAAACAGTTGGCTAACATAGAACTGCTTCAGTTTACTAACTATGAATCAGTCCGTCACTGATTAAGATTTGTAGTTTATCTGACGATGGTCTACGAAAATACCAGTTTACTAACTAGCAAGTTGATGAAGGTCTAAGtgataaaaataacagtgtAGCTAGCAAATGAATCACCACCAACTAGCTAACTGACAAAGGACTAACCAACAATGTTACTAGTTTGCAAATTAGCTAGCTGACCAGGATCAGTTTACTAACTGGTAGGCTGATGAAGGACTGATAAAGACACCCGTTTACTTACTAGGTTGTATATGATGGACCAGTTTACTAACTAGCTCGCTGATGACAGTCTAACTGATAAAAATGCCTTTGCACTGGCTAGCTGATGAATCATCAGTTCACCAACTAGCTAGCTGACGATAGCTTAACCGGCAAAGACACCAATTTACAAACTAGCTGTCAAAGATCAGTTTACTAATAGGCTGATGACAGCTTTGATATCTAGCTGATGATAGACCAAGAAACTAACTAACTAGCGAGTAAGTGAACTGATAAAAAAATACCAGTTTACTTGCTAGCTGACGAATCACCAGTTTAGCTAGCTGACAAAGAACTAACTTTCACACACCAGTTTACCAGCTAGCTAGCTGACAAGGACCAGTTTACTGACTAGtaggctgatgatgatgctgactAATTGATATTTACCAGTTGACTGCGCTGATGAAGGACTAACTACCAGTTTACATTTACCAAGATAGCTGATGAAGGACTGACTAGTATAGGTGGTGAAGGTCCAGTTTATGTCCAGTCCCTTTATAAAGCACATTTAAGCCAACCAAAGTGCTGAATGTTTGTAAGGTTTCAATTCTCCAACTTTAAGGAAGTGACACACTTAACTGTTGCGGTACCTGTTGAACTCTGGATCTGTCTACTATGGAAGCCTTTGTACTCGTAGTATCTCAATTACCTAATTATGCTaagtcaacattttaatttagtaTCACATGATGCaatttttcagactttttctcTGGCAGAAATGGGTTTCCAAAGTTCACACATGAGCAGACATGGaaaattattttaaacagaaacacacttaaCTTCCTCTTTGTCAGAGCGAGTGCTCTTTCTGAAGCTCAGCATGTCATAAATGTTTAGATTTGATCCACCCCCtcagtttaaaagtttaaaaaaactaaagagGAGGAGTTTCCTCATCACCTCATCCAATCCAGTCAGTATTTCAGTGACCAGCACAGAAGCCGAGCACTGACCATCAACCCCTTCGTCAGTAAAACCAGACGctctcagctcctgcagcagctccatcacGCCCTCTGCAGGCAGACTGGtgttactgactgactgaccagATGAGCTCAGACTGGatgtctttattcattttaagttgcttcattaattaattaattaattcatcaaATCCATTTCTCTGAACACGTGGTTTTAATGTTGAGACCTGTCAGCCCACAATCTAATGTGTTTAGTTAATGAAAGCTGCTTGGCCTCAGAAGTAATGCTTGCTTACTGCTGTGGCTTTGCTGCACATTCTAACATTTGCGTCTCACGTTGCGTTTAATCTCAGGTAAGGTTGCTAATGGTTGGGGAGAGGGTTAACAGTGAACTGATGTTTAAAACTTCTTCCTCTagaatgttaaataaaacataaataacaacCATGTACAAGAAGTTTACATTATCTCACACTTCAACATCTTTTCTTAATGGTATATCTGTGAAATACAACTCATTATAACACCTAATACAGTGTGTTGCTTTATATCAACAGCATGTCCTTCTTTTAACAGTTGTCTCTCTGTAAATTTGATATTGTAAATTGCATGTTtgatatttacatattttaaatgtattctaTATACTTTTGTACACTCTCATATTTTAAATCCTCCATTTAATACTTCcctattgttgtttttatatctCTGGATGACTTAGCAACTGAATGGAGACAATGACAAGCTCTCTGTAATTATTAAAGACATTATGAAACACATTGGATGTTTTCTGTTATTCCATTTTATACTGTTCCTGCTGTAATTTGTAAATTAGTGGCTGCTATGGGTTTATTATGCACACCTGTAGTTATCTATACCTATTTTCTGCTCGGTTCAAAAAAGTGttttgagacaaaaacaaaaataatatatgataaaataataataaattgcCACAATCTGTGCAAATATAACAGTCTTAAACTAGTCTCTTAAACAAATCACTCAAGCTCTGAAGTGAATTATTCATCATAGGACCACGTGCATCTATTAGACTCACTGTATTACTTGTTCTGGTAAGCAGTTGTATTATGTGGAATATTGACTCCTGCTGCCACCACATGGTCACTGGAGGAAATGTGACACTGTGTTGCAGCAATGAATCCAACAGTTCaatggaataataataataataataatttgctGCTACATATACGTACATGTTTAAATATATCCAgattttgttttagcttttacTCTGCTGTATCTTGAACATTAGGATTAACATTAAGCTTCATTCAAACATGGTTGTATCTAGTAGTCACATTGGATCACAATATGTTGACTGATTATAACTGTTTCTCCAGTATTTTATAACCATAAAGAgaagtcagtcagtgtgtatttaaatattatccatatcaaaaataaaagtccttTATCCTCATAGGAATTACagcttttcctttatttgtctCTAAAGTTGTGACTCATCATGTTGCTTATCCTCGCTGAAGAAGGAGTAACAGGATGAGGAGGAGTCAccctgagaggagagagaggagtgctGGGTCGCATCTGACTGCTGAGGGCCAGGGTCTTCAGTTTGATCCTGAttggtgggaggaggaggaggaggaggagaaggaggaggaatgGCTGAGGCAGCTGGAGTGGAAAACATCAATTTAAAATTAACTATactaaaataaattcaaaatttctgaaaaaaaggaaaattataATGATTACAATGAAAGTAAATGGAGCATAAagaaatcaaaatcaaaatatcaaatcatttaaatgaaatacatcCCCAATGGCTTCTGTTTAATATTTCTATATGCATTTACTTTTTGGATTTATGTAAGGTTGTCATGGAAAGCGTTCATCGTTGAGGAGAGAAACAAATCCAGCTGCAGTCAAAGTTACTTAAAACCTGAATAATTCAGTTGATGTTGTGCCAGAGCTCCAGATAGGAAAGCTCAGCGACAGCACGTGGAGGTGCTGCGAACTGACATGATGGTTCAGAGTCTCTGAACGGACTCAGGAAGTGATTCATGAGCAGGTAAAAGTCGGTGTTTAATTAAAGATTGGACAcatcaaagggaaaaaaaattcaaaggTCAAGCCAATTTCTATAGCCTAAAATCGCACATTTTAAATTTTCACAGAAACACTTTTCACAGGAAAAAATGGAGAAACTGAGGAAGCAGAGGACGGATCCCTTTTCCAGgatgcacagacatgcaaaagATGTGTCTTTACACCACCAGGAGGACAATCTATTGAAGTTTGTGTAACTAGATgtgatttgattcatttttatatacagtattgtTTTTGCTCTATAACTGATTGCTTCAGCTATGCTCGCTTTCACTCTCACACTTTTGTTTACTGATGTTAACCGTCTGGACTTCATTGGACTTCAAGTTGAAACTTGGTATTCATTTCAAAAAGTTCAGCGTCCTAAATAatgattttcctctttttatttgtattaagTTTTCTGCTTAACACAAACCTCAACTCCTTCCACTGTCCAGAGTCAATTAAAGCAACAAATTGACCCCTTTTAGTGCTTGCACTTCAATTTTCACTTTAATTCCTTTTAGTTCTTGAATTTTAACTGGCTTCAactcttttcactttttgctttttaactgACTCTTCAGCTCCTTTCAGTATTTACGTTTAATCTGACCCTTAAACTCTTTGGGTATTTTCCTTTAACTGACCACCTCCTTTCAGCACTTTCAATGTAACTGACATTTCTACTCCTTTCAGTAGTTGCAATTAATCTGACAAATAAACTCCTTTCAGAGCTTGTTTTTTAACCGACTCTTCCACCCCTTTCAGTCTTTGTACTTTAACAAACCCCTCAACTCCTTTCAGCCATTGCACTTTAATTGACTCTTCAACTCTTTGTAACATTTTCCATTTATCTGACATTTCAGCTCTTTTCAGCACTTAACTGTAACTGACACCTCAACAcctttcagtgtgttcagttCAACAAACAATTCAACACTTTGTACTGCTTGCACAAACAACTCTCCAATCACTATCAGCACTCTCACTTCAACTGacacaaattaattaaatgctTTCAGTGTTCCTCTTTCAGTTGACACTTCAAGTCCTCTCACTACTGAAACCTCAACTTTTCAGCTCACAGTATAACCAACATTTCAACTACTTTAAGTGCTGGTATTCTTCAAATGACTCTTCATCCGTTTAACTCTTGAACTCATTTCAGctcttttaattaaatcaacaCAAATTTCACCTGACACTTCAACTTCTTTCACTGCTTTAAATTCATTTTGGCAGTTTTAGTTCTTTTTAGTGCTACAGCTTCAGCCATTACTCCAGCTGAGTTTTCAATAACAC
This window contains:
- the rem1 gene encoding GTP-binding protein REM 1 gives rise to the protein MTLNTQREKEPLQRRGSTPIPPAHFYQHPSWTRDAQLPGSTQPNPERPCTQRSHPPLGQSASYHPGDKSLHYRAQWSSDSEDDSQSDSDCVYRVVLLGDHGVGKTSLAGIFAGVTEKDEQPGEDTYERTLTVDGEETTLIVMDTWENDKLEGEGGSSQDSCLKVGSAYVIVYSVTDRSSFDSASELRITLRRARQAENLPIILVGNKSDLVRSREVAVEEGRACAVVFDCKFIETSASLQHNVTELFEGVVRQIRLRRDCSEAVERRRSIYKRKESLTQKARRFLDRLVARNNQRMAVKVRSKSCHDLAVL